Below is a window of Nitrospira sp. DNA.
GCCCCGCCCCCGACTTGGTAAGACGGGGGCGTCTATCGCACAGACCCCAAGGAGGAAGAAATGACGGGTTCCGGAGGGTTCACCCAAACCATCGATTGGCTCGCCTTCACCCTGCCAAAAGCGGAGGTTGCTGAGGTAACCAAGCTCATCGGTGGCGACTGGTTTCAGAGTGAGACGGGCTTTCGCGGCTATCCCGTGGCGCAATTGATGACGGAAGGCAAAACGGGCGTCGGGAAACTGGGGACGGGTGCTCCTCGCAATCCCAAGGAAGTGCATGTGGATCTGTCCGCCGGAATCGTCTCCCAGTGGGATGAGACCAAATTGAAGACGGTGTTGGCCTGGATCTTTACCCAGAAGGGCCATGTGACCCGCATCGATGTGGCGCTGGACGACCGGGAGGCCTCTGTCGCAGTGGAGACCGTGCGCCTCGCCGTGGAGGCCGGACAATTAGTGAGCCGATCGAAGCAATTCAAAGTCATCCAAGCTTCCAATCATCGTGAGGGAACCCGCACTGGGGAGACCCTGTATTTCGGGTGCCCCAATAGACGCCGAAGAAGAAGACCGCCACCGCGCTTCCATGCTGGAGTGGCACGCCCTCCTGACGGAGGGATTTCAGGAAGTCCGATGGTCAATGAGAAGCAGGTGGCGGCCCCGCGCCATGTGAAATGAAGTACCTTCGTGACCATACTGCCCTGCCCCATCCCTTGCCTCTCCGCATAGGGCCTGCTTGGGCAGTATCAAAAGCCTGAGGTCTCGCGAGTTTAGTTTTGGATGGTGGGCCAGTTGAAAGTGGAGCCGCGAAGATTCATCGATACACATCACCGCGATGACCAACGGTCACGATCGTCACGGTCTTTCGATTGTCGTCGATCTCGTAGACCACTCTATACGTACCGATACGGATTCGATAGAGTGGAGCCCCCACCAGCTTTTTACTCCCTACCGGGCGGGGATGATTCGATAGCTTAACAATCGCCTCGTCTATGCGCCGCAGAATTGAATCGCTCAGCTGTTCAAGCTCCTTTCTCGCCGACGGCTTGATAAGGAGCTGGTACGTCACAACCGACCGGCCTTTCTGAGTTTTCTGCGGACATTTTCATACGGAACGGCCCGCTCGCTGCGACGTTCCTGCCAGCGAGCCACATCGATCACGTCCATTCGGAGATTTGGAGTGGAGAGGATCTGACGCAAGACCGCATCGCGCTCTCCTTTCGGCAAGGCCTCAAACGCCGTGACGAACACCTTGGCCGTTGCATCTGCAACTTTCATATCAGCCTCTCCTTCCTATGTGTCGCCAGAATGGCTGCCTCAAAGACTAGAAGACCCACCTATCAGGCCGCTAATGTTGTTAGAGTGCGATGGGCTAGCGAATATCACCACCCTCATTTGAGGCGCGACATCGCGCACGCGTGATGTGATTTATGGTGGTGAGTCGGCTGGGATTCGAACCCAGGACCCTCGCCTTAAAAGGGCGATGCTCTACCGACTGAGCTACCGACTCTCCAACGCACGGAGGCCACGATTTTCGGTTGGGACTCGTGGCGGGGGGATCATACCACTGACACATGACAGTTCGCTACGGCGAGTCATCGCCGCCGAAACCGCGCACTGCTTACCGTGAACGTTTCGACCGGACACGACGGCCGGCCTTAAGCGGATTGTTGAGCATGATGGTTTCGTCGCGGCGCGAGCCGGTAGAAATCATATCGATCCGGCACTCGGACAACTCCTCGATCCGCGAGAGATACCGCTTCGCTTCTGTGGGCAACTTCTTGTAGGTCGTTACGCCGGTCGTCGGAGCACTCCAGCCACGGACCCGTTCATACACCGGCTCGCAATTCGTCAACGCCAGCAAGTCCGACGGCATCTCTCGATGGATCTTGCCGTCCACACGGTAGCCGGTGCAGACCTTGAGCTCTTTACACCCATCCAACACATCCAACTTCGTCACGGCCAGCGAAGCCAGGCCATTCACTCTGGTGGCATGACGAACGATGACACTGTCGAACCACCCGCAACGGCGGGCACGACCGGTCGTTGCACCGAATTCTTTTCCGCGCTCCTGCAACCACCCGCCCACTTCGTCGGTCAACTCAGTCGGGAACGGACCGCTGCCGACACGCGTCGTATAGGCCTTGGTGATACCCATCACCGCATCGATTTTCGTGGGGCCCACACCCGTCCCCGTACAGGCACCACCGGCCGAAGAACTCGACGAGGTCACGTAGGGATAGGTGCCGAAATCCACGTCCAGGTGGGTACCTTGCGCTCCTTCAAACAGGACGGTCTTCCCGGCATCTACCGCCTTATTGACGACCAGGGTCGTATCGATGATGTAACTCTTCAATCGATCGGCATACCCCATGTACTGCTGGTATACCTTCTCCAATTCAAAACAGTCCACCTTGTGAAGCTGTTCCAACAGCCAATTGATGTCGACAAGGTTCTCTTCGAGCTTTTGCTTGAACAGCGACGGATTGAGCAGATCACCCATCCGAATCCCAATGCGCGCCATCTTGTCACCATAGGACGGCCCGATGCCGCGCCCAGTGGTGCCGATGCGTCGCACCCCTTTCGACTGCTCGGACGCTTTATCAATCGCCTTGTGATAGGGCAGGATCAAGTGGGCACGATCGCTGACGGCAAAGTTCTTCGCGATCTTCACGCCCTGTCCTTGCAAATGGTCCATTTCTTCGATCAACGCACCGGGATCGACCACGACGCCATTCCCAATCAGACACCGGGTGCCGCGATACAAAATCCCCGACGGGATCAGATGGAAAATGAACGTATCCCGTTTATTGATGACGGTATGGCCGGCATTGGAGCCCCCCTGGTACCGCACAACCAGATCGGCATCCTTGGCAAGGATGTCGACGATCTTCCCTTTGCCTTCGTCGCCCCATTGGGACCCGATGATGACGAGATTCGCCATTGTTCGCTGCCTCTGTTCCTTCGTTGCCTGCTGTACTCGAAAAAAAAGCCCTGACCGCGTGCTGATCAGAGCCGGAAGGGCATCATGGTAGGATTCGCCTCTTGGTTTGTCAAGCAGCGTTTTCAAGGCACGGGCTGCCGTACCGTTTTCTGTGCGCATCCCGTACCTCCCTTTGTAGGGAAGGCAAAAGCACTTGGGTCTTCACTGCGCGCATTGAGCGGGCACATTCCGATCGTGCGAGTTCCACACTCCCGTGCTCCTATTCCCGAGGAGGCGATGCTCTGTCTCCCTAATTCCTGCGCGTGTCCAACAAGGGCTTTCCGAAGCCGCGTGTTGCGGGAGCACAAAAGGAGGAACGAGCGTCGCCTCCGTACCACCCTTTTCTTGACTGACAAAAACCGGCCATGCTAGATTGCAGAGTTACATCTGCACCCGTGCTCGTGTTTTCCGGTGCCTGTGCACATACAGATGCAAGCTTGCGTGGGGCTGTGGCGCAGTTGGGAGCGCGCGTGAATGGCATTCACGAGGTCGCCGGTTCAATCCCGGCCAGCTCCACCAAATCAAGCTTGTCCGACCAACACTCCGAATGTGTGCGGGGATACCCCATCTCGACCAGCCTCGGCGTAGCCGACAGCCGGCGCTTCCCTGAACGCTGACGCTCCGTAGCAGGGACCTCGCCAGACTAATCACCCCTTACACCGAGTCACACTGCCCCATGCTTCAGCTCGAATCCGTCCATAAACAATTTTCGACCAAAGTCCTGCTCGAAGGAGCCACCGCCCACCTGCGCCCCGGCGCACGCGTGGGACTCGTGGGCCCGAACGGAGCCGGAAAGACCACGCTCTTTCGGATGATCCTGGGCGAGGAGTCTCCCGACAAGGGCAACATTCGCAAACGCCCGCGATTGCGCATCGGCTATCTCCCGCAGGAGTTGGAAACGATCGTCGGAAAAACCGTGCTCGATGCCGTCCACCGGGACATCTACCCGGAGCATGAGGCCGAGCGAATCCTCGCTGGTCTGGGATTTTCGGAAGCCGACTTTGCCCGGCCGCTCGAAAATCTCTCCGGCGGCTACCGGATGCGAGTCGCACTGGCACATTTGCTCCTCTCGAACCCCGATGTGCTCATGCTGGACGAGCCGACGAACCACTTGGACAAACCCACTCAGCGCTGGTTTGAACGATTCCTGCTTGATTCGAACCTCACGCTCCTGGTGATCAGCCACGATACGAAATTCCTCGACGGCATCGCCACCCACATCTGGGAACTCCGCGATCGCACACTGCAGGAATACCGCGGTAACTACACCAAGTTTCAAGAGCTCCGTGCAGCCAGGGATGCCCAGATCGAAGCGGCCGCGAACCGCCAGAGCAAAGAAGTGGCCCGCGTCCAAAACTTCATCGACCGCTTTCGGTACCAGGCGAATAAAGCCAAACAGGTACAGTCGCGCATCAAGCAACTGGACAAGGTCAAGCTGATCGAGCGGCAACGCGACACCAGGCGCGTGCGCTTCAAGTTTCCCCTGCCGGCCGCCAGCGGTCGACACGTGCTGGAACTCAAAGGCGTGGCCAAGAGTTACGGCGAGAAGATCATTTACCGGTCTCTGAATTTCACGGTGGAACGCGGGCAACGCATCGCGCTGGTGGGAGAAAATGGCGCCGGCAAGAGCACGTTGCTCAAGATGCTCGCCGGAGTGTTGCCGTTCGAAAAGGGGTCACGCCACGTCGGACACGGAGTCACGCTCCACTACTTCGCCCAGCATCAGGCCGAATCGTTGACCCCGGACGACACCATCCTGGAGTCCCTCGCCGAAGTCTCCGCTCAGGCGGAAACGAATTTTCTCCGCGGCATTGCCGGTGCTTTTTTGTTTTCAGGCGACGACCAGAAGAAACCCATCAAAGCCCTCAGCGGAGGCGAGCGCAACCGCGTAGCCCTGGCACGCATGCTGGTGGAACCCGCCAATACCCTGTTACTCGACGAGCCGACCAATCACCTCGACCCCGCGTCGGTGGATATGCTGACCGACGCCATGACGGATTTTCCCGGCACCATCATTTTTATTTCGCACGACCCCACATTCCTCGCCCGCGTCGCGACGCTCATCGTGGAAGTGGACGACGGCCAGGCCAAGAATTATCTTGGTGACTACGAATATTATTTATGGAAAAAGGCACAGGAGTTCGAGTCGATCAAGGAAAGCAGCGCGGAACTCGCCGCCGCCAAGGCCGACAAGTCCGCCGGCCCCACGAAGGCCATGGCCTCGCAAGTGCAACCGAAATCTCAGGGCGGTGAACGGCGCGACTTGAGCAAAACGCAGGCACGCCTCGAGAAGCAGGTCTCACGCGCGGAATCCGAAATCGCCTCTATGGAAAGTAAGGTCAAGGCGCGCGAGCAGGAACTGGCCGATCCCGAACTCTATCAGGAATTGGGTCGGTGGAGCGAACTTCAGCGGGAACAGGAAAGTTGGAAAAAAGAGCTGGAGCGTCTCACGGCTCGCTGGGAATCGTTGTCGGAAGAACTGCAAGAGGTTCGGGAAAAACTGACGGCAGCCGGTTAGGTGCCCGACTTCAACGTCTCTTCAAGATAGTAGTACAGCCAGCGGTTCTTTTCTTTCGTCACCAGATCATCCCACACCACCCCAAGCAACGTTCCCTTCTCCCAGGGTTTGGCCCAGGCCACTGTGGCAGTCAACTTCTCCTGCTGCTCGACCAGATCGGGATCCAGGAACGCCAACGACACGGTGATCTTTGCACCGATCGGCAGGGTTTCCTTGGAATGGAGGCCTGCACCGATTTTATTGACGTTGTTGAGCACCGCCGTAAACCCCTTGGCGCCGCTCTGAGGCGAGACCAGGGCCGACCCGACCAGGGTCGCACGGACATACTTCCGGCGTTCGGTGACACTCTCGGCTGAATGAGACTGACGCGGCATCGGCACCTCGGCGCCCAGTATAACCGGAACAGCAGGTTTGTCTAGCCCCTTTCTTCGTCGTCGGACGTCCGGGGACGATAATATCGCGCCCCCTTCAGCGAATCGGGAAGATGGCTTTGGTCACCGCGTGCTGCCGGATCATCATGCACATATCGATACCCCTGGCCATACCCGATGTCTTTCATCAGTGAGGTCACCGCATTTCGCAGGTGCAGCGGCACGCCAAGATTGCCATATTGCCGAGCATCACGACGGGCCTCCTGCAGCCCCACATACGACGCGTTATCCTTCGGGCATGAAGCCAGATAGGTCGTCCCATGCGCCAGGTTGATCTGCGCCTCGGGAAGGCCCACGAACTCCACGGCCTGGGCGACAGCATTGGCAACCAGCAGCGCCTGGGGATCGGCATTGCCGACATCCTCCGACGCAAAAATCACCATACGGCGAGCGATGAATCGAGGATTTTCTCCCCCTTCCAGCATTCGCGCCAGCCAATACAACGCCCCATTCGGATCTGAATCGCGCAGACTCTTAATGTAGGCCGATACAAGATTGTAATGCTCCTCCCCCGATTTGTCATAGCGCAGGGATTGCGCGAGCAACGCGGTATCCAGGAGGCGTTCGTCGATGGTTCTTGTCCCATCCCGGCCCTCCGGAGTCTGACCGGCCACAAACTCCAGCGTAGTCAATAAACTCCGCGCATCACCATTGCCGAATGCGATCAACCGTTCACGGGCCGCAGGCTGTACGGTCAGTCGGAGGGAACCCAGACCGCGCTCGAAATCGGCAACGGCACGGTCAAGAATCACACCGAGCGCCTCTGCCGTCAGCGGCTTGAGCACCACCACGAGCGAGCGGGAGAGCAGGGGCGCGATCAGTTCAAAAGATGGATTTTCGGTGGTTGCCCCGATAAGTACGACCGTCCCGCGCTCGACATGAGGCAAAAAGGCATCTTGTTGTGCCTTGTTGAAGCGGTGAATTTCGTCCACGAAGAGCGTGGTCGCCCGCCC
It encodes the following:
- a CDS encoding adenylosuccinate synthase gives rise to the protein MANLVIIGSQWGDEGKGKIVDILAKDADLVVRYQGGSNAGHTVINKRDTFIFHLIPSGILYRGTRCLIGNGVVVDPGALIEEMDHLQGQGVKIAKNFAVSDRAHLILPYHKAIDKASEQSKGVRRIGTTGRGIGPSYGDKMARIGIRMGDLLNPSLFKQKLEENLVDINWLLEQLHKVDCFELEKVYQQYMGYADRLKSYIIDTTLVVNKAVDAGKTVLFEGAQGTHLDVDFGTYPYVTSSSSSAGGACTGTGVGPTKIDAVMGITKAYTTRVGSGPFPTELTDEVGGWLQERGKEFGATTGRARRCGWFDSVIVRHATRVNGLASLAVTKLDVLDGCKELKVCTGYRVDGKIHREMPSDLLALTNCEPVYERVRGWSAPTTGVTTYKKLPTEAKRYLSRIEELSECRIDMISTGSRRDETIMLNNPLKAGRRVRSKRSR
- a CDS encoding replication-associated recombination protein A → MSAHDSTGDLFAVPRTSVPAGRVPLAERLRPRHFDDLVGQDDVVGTGRPLRQAIEQDRLSSVIFWGPPGCGKTTLAGLVAQYTKSQFVPFSAVTGGIPELREIIKAAEQRRAVGRATTLFVDEIHRFNKAQQDAFLPHVERGTVVLIGATTENPSFELIAPLLSRSLVVVLKPLTAEALGVILDRAVADFERGLGSLRLTVQPAARERLIAFGNGDARSLLTTLEFVAGQTPEGRDGTRTIDERLLDTALLAQSLRYDKSGEEHYNLVSAYIKSLRDSDPNGALYWLARMLEGGENPRFIARRMVIFASEDVGNADPQALLVANAVAQAVEFVGLPEAQINLAHGTTYLASCPKDNASYVGLQEARRDARQYGNLGVPLHLRNAVTSLMKDIGYGQGYRYVHDDPAARGDQSHLPDSLKGARYYRPRTSDDEERG
- a CDS encoding type II toxin-antitoxin system RelE/ParE family toxin; amino-acid sequence: MTYQLLIKPSARKELEQLSDSILRRIDEAIVKLSNHPRPVGSKKLVGAPLYRIRIGTYRVVYEIDDNRKTVTIVTVGHRGDVYR
- a CDS encoding ATP-binding cassette domain-containing protein translates to MLQLESVHKQFSTKVLLEGATAHLRPGARVGLVGPNGAGKTTLFRMILGEESPDKGNIRKRPRLRIGYLPQELETIVGKTVLDAVHRDIYPEHEAERILAGLGFSEADFARPLENLSGGYRMRVALAHLLLSNPDVLMLDEPTNHLDKPTQRWFERFLLDSNLTLLVISHDTKFLDGIATHIWELRDRTLQEYRGNYTKFQELRAARDAQIEAAANRQSKEVARVQNFIDRFRYQANKAKQVQSRIKQLDKVKLIERQRDTRRVRFKFPLPAASGRHVLELKGVAKSYGEKIIYRSLNFTVERGQRIALVGENGAGKSTLLKMLAGVLPFEKGSRHVGHGVTLHYFAQHQAESLTPDDTILESLAEVSAQAETNFLRGIAGAFLFSGDDQKKPIKALSGGERNRVALARMLVEPANTLLLDEPTNHLDPASVDMLTDAMTDFPGTIIFISHDPTFLARVATLIVEVDDGQAKNYLGDYEYYLWKKAQEFESIKESSAELAAAKADKSAGPTKAMASQVQPKSQGGERRDLSKTQARLEKQVSRAESEIASMESKVKAREQELADPELYQELGRWSELQREQESWKKELERLTARWESLSEELQEVREKLTAAG
- a CDS encoding replication initiation factor domain-containing protein codes for the protein MTGSGGFTQTIDWLAFTLPKAEVAEVTKLIGGDWFQSETGFRGYPVAQLMTEGKTGVGKLGTGAPRNPKEVHVDLSAGIVSQWDETKLKTVLAWIFTQKGHVTRIDVALDDREASVAVETVRLAVEAGQLVSRSKQFKVIQASNHREGTRTGETLYFGCPNRRRRRRPPPRFHAGVARPPDGGISGSPMVNEKQVAAPRHVK
- a CDS encoding PilZ domain-containing protein, whose translation is MPRQSHSAESVTERRKYVRATLVGSALVSPQSGAKGFTAVLNNVNKIGAGLHSKETLPIGAKITVSLAFLDPDLVEQQEKLTATVAWAKPWEKGTLLGVVWDDLVTKEKNRWLYYYLEETLKSGT